A single genomic interval of Musa acuminata AAA Group cultivar baxijiao chromosome BXJ3-4, Cavendish_Baxijiao_AAA, whole genome shotgun sequence harbors:
- the LOC103982603 gene encoding sphingoid long-chain bases kinase 1 isoform X3, with amino-acid sequence MHALKFYFKVEMLKSVQQHPNVTSPRGFLHQSVRRVSRKHSHAATMQHKSPIVFPEKRGKVKSLRQIDANGVNEGPVKMKTHEHRIDIGDEKSDLLGYEIFSGKLFLYKKMRSTRDEEQTGSGTVNSDSIDAKLTSKALIWGSHVLSLEDVISVSYKACFRHFTVHAYPVRKRSCGLFCLLKPQRSQKDFCFLASSSEEAIQWVQSFADQQCYINCSPHPMVSGKKQDSDVVASVPLYGMPYIKCKSPPRILVVLNPRSGHGRSSKVFHSKVEPIFKLAGFKMEVVKTKYAGHARELASTVDFSACPDGIICVGGDGIVNEVLNGILTRDDQKEAISIPIGIIPAGSDNSLVWTVLGGGLTATDVFAVEWIQTGVIHFGSTVSYFGFLSDVLELSEKYQKHFGPLRYFVAGFLKFMCLPKYSFEVEYLPMSKEIGNSEGRLLENQGKKDISDIYTDIMQRSTKEGIPRASSLSSIDSIVSPNRMSGKDMDTTGSTIASIEPSDYVRGLDPKAKQMSSGRSNLVDEPDEVIHPQPHLSANSNWPRTRSKSRTDKTWTSETTTNDSRYSWAATSLYDKEDISSTVSDPGPVWDSEPKWDAEPNWEAENPIELPGPPDDMEQVMEKVPVPSLEDKWVVKKGQFLGVLVCNHSCKTVQSLSSQVVAPKAVHDDNSLDLLLVCGSGRFRLLKFFICLQFGRHLALPYVDYIKVKSVKIKPGTSTHNGCGIDGELLHVKGQVICSLLPEQCRLIGRPACK; translated from the exons ATGCATGCTCTGAAATTTTACTTTAAAGTAGAGATGCTGAAGTCTGTCCAACAACACCCAAATGTTACTTCACCAAGAGGATTTCTGCATCAGTCTGTTCGTCGAGTGAGTCGCAAACATTCTCATGCTGCAACCATGCAGCATAAATCTCCAATAGTGTTTCCTGAAAAAAGAGGCAAGGTAAAATCTTTAAGGCAAATTGATGCAAATGGTGTTAATGAAGGTCCTGTAAAGATGAAGACACATGAACACAGGATAGATATTGGCGATGAGAAGTCTGATTTGCTAGGATATGAGATTTTCTCTGGGAAGCTTTTTCTATATAAGAAAATGAGAAGTACAAGGGATGAAGAGCAAACAGGGTCAGGAACCGTAAACTCTGATAGCATTGATGCAAAGCTTACAAGCAAAGCCCTGATTTGGGGTTCTCATGTGTTATCTCTTGAAGATGTCATATCT GTTTCTTACAAGGCTTGTTTTCGGCATTTTACCGTCCATGCTTACCCTGTCAGAAAAAGGTCATGTGGGCTTTTTTGTTTATTGAAGCCACAAAGGTCTCAAAAGGACTTTTGCTTCTTAGCATCTAGCTCAGAGGAAGCAATTCAGTGGGTCCAGAGCTTTGCGGATCAGCAATGTTACATAAATTGCTCACCTCATCCAATGGTGTCCGGCAAGAAGCAGGACTCTGATGTTGTGGCCAGTGTGCCTCTCTATGGCATGCCATATATCAAATGTAAAAGTCCACCAAGGATACTTGTGGTGTTGAATCCTCGTTCTGGGCATGGTCGTTCAAGTAAAGTATTCCACAGCAAAGTGGAACCAATATTTAAG CTTGCAGGTTTCAAAATGGAAGTGGTTAAAACAAAATATGCTGGTCATGCAAGAGAACTTGCTTCAACTGTTGATTTCAGTGCTTGCCCTGATG GAATTATATGCGTTGGTGGGGACGGAATTGTGAATGAG GTGCTCAATGGTATCTTGACTAGAGATGATCAGAAGGAAGCAATATCTATTCCAATTGGTATAATTCCAGCTGGTTCAGACAATTCACTGGTCTGGACAGTTTTGGGA GGAGGACTTACCGCTACAGATGTTTTTGCTGTTGAATGGATTCAGACTGGAGTCATTCATTTCGGGTCAACTGTTTCATACTTTGGCTTTCTTAGTGATG TTCTGGAGCTATCTGAAAAGTATCAGAAGCATTTTGGTCCACTGCGTTATTTTGTGGCTGGTTTTCTCAAATTTATGTGCTTGCCAAAATACAGCTTTGAGGTAGAGTATCTACCCATGTCAAAGGAGATAGGAAACTCCGAGGGAAGGTTATTAGAAAATCAAGGGAAAAAAGATATTTCAGACATTTATACAGATATAATGCAGAGGTCAACAAAAGAGGGAATCCCAAGGGCTTCCAGTTTGTCGAGTATTGACTCAATCGTGTCTCCTAATAGAATGTCTGGTAAAGACATGGACACAACAGGTAGCACAATTGCCAGCATTGAGCCGTCTGATTATGTCCGAGGACTTGATCCCAAAGCAAAGCAGATGTCTTCAGGTAGAAGTAATTTAGTGGATGAACCAGATGAAGTTATCCACCCCCAACCTCATCTTTCTGCTAATTCTAACTGGCCAAGGACCAGATCAAAGTCACGGACAGACAAAACTTGGACTAGCGAGACCACTACAAATGATTCCAGGTATTCTTGGGCAGCCACCTCGTTGTATGATAAGGAAGACATTTCATCAACGGTGTCTGATCCTGGACCTGTATGGGACTCTGAACCAAAGTGGGATGCTGAGCCTAACTGGGAAGCTGAGAATCCTATCGAGTTGCCAGGGCCACCAGATGACATGGAACAGGTCATGGAGAAGGTTCCTGTTCCAAGTCTGGAGGACAAGTGGGTTGTGAAAAAGGGCCAATTTCTTGGTGTGCTGGTGTGCAACCATTCATGCAAAACTGTCCAGAGTTTAAGTTCTCAGGTTGTGGCGCCAAAAGCTGTACATGATGACAACAGTTTGGACTTGCTATTAGTCTGTGGAAGTGGGAGATTTAGATTGTTAAAATTCTTTATTTGCTTGCAGTTTGGTAGGCATCTGGCCTTgccttatgtggactatattaag GTAAAGTCTGTGAAAATTAAGCCTGGCACAAGCACTCACAACGGCTGTGGTATTGACGGGGAACTTCTTCATGTCAAAGGCCAAGTTATATGTTCCTTGCTTCCCGAACAATGCAGACTCATCGGCCGTCCTGCCTGTAAATAA
- the LOC103982603 gene encoding sphingoid long-chain bases kinase 1 isoform X1 produces the protein MHALKFYFKVEMLKSVQQHPNVTSPRGFLHQSVRRVSRKHSHAATMQHKSPIVFPEKRGKVKSLRQIDANGVNEGPVKMKTHEHRIDIGDEKSDLLGYEIFSGKLFLYKKMRSTRDEEQTGSGTVNSDSIDAKLTSKALIWGSHVLSLEDVISVSYKACFRHFTVHAYPVRKRSCGLFCLLKPQRSQKDFCFLASSSEEAIQWVQSFADQQCYINCSPHPMVSGKKQDSDVVASVPLYGMPYIKCKSPPRILVVLNPRSGHGRSSKVFHSKVEPIFKLAGFKMEVVKTKYAGHARELASTVDFSACPDGIICVGGDGIVNEVLNGILTRDDQKEAISIPIGIIPAGSDNSLVWTVLGVRDPISAALAIVKGGLTATDVFAVEWIQTGVIHFGSTVSYFGFLSDVLELSEKYQKHFGPLRYFVAGFLKFMCLPKYSFEVEYLPMSKEIGNSEGRLLENQGKKDISDIYTDIMQRSTKEGIPRASSLSSIDSIVSPNRMSGKDMDTTGSTIASIEPSDYVRGLDPKAKQMSSGRSNLVDEPDEVIHPQPHLSANSNWPRTRSKSRTDKTWTSETTTNDSRYSWAATSLYDKEDISSTVSDPGPVWDSEPKWDAEPNWEAENPIELPGPPDDMEQVMEKVPVPSLEDKWVVKKGQFLGVLVCNHSCKTVQSLSSQVVAPKAVHDDNSLDLLLVCGSGRFRLLKFFICLQFGRHLALPYVDYIKVKSVKIKPGTSTHNGCGIDGELLHVKGQVICSLLPEQCRLIGRPACK, from the exons ATGCATGCTCTGAAATTTTACTTTAAAGTAGAGATGCTGAAGTCTGTCCAACAACACCCAAATGTTACTTCACCAAGAGGATTTCTGCATCAGTCTGTTCGTCGAGTGAGTCGCAAACATTCTCATGCTGCAACCATGCAGCATAAATCTCCAATAGTGTTTCCTGAAAAAAGAGGCAAGGTAAAATCTTTAAGGCAAATTGATGCAAATGGTGTTAATGAAGGTCCTGTAAAGATGAAGACACATGAACACAGGATAGATATTGGCGATGAGAAGTCTGATTTGCTAGGATATGAGATTTTCTCTGGGAAGCTTTTTCTATATAAGAAAATGAGAAGTACAAGGGATGAAGAGCAAACAGGGTCAGGAACCGTAAACTCTGATAGCATTGATGCAAAGCTTACAAGCAAAGCCCTGATTTGGGGTTCTCATGTGTTATCTCTTGAAGATGTCATATCT GTTTCTTACAAGGCTTGTTTTCGGCATTTTACCGTCCATGCTTACCCTGTCAGAAAAAGGTCATGTGGGCTTTTTTGTTTATTGAAGCCACAAAGGTCTCAAAAGGACTTTTGCTTCTTAGCATCTAGCTCAGAGGAAGCAATTCAGTGGGTCCAGAGCTTTGCGGATCAGCAATGTTACATAAATTGCTCACCTCATCCAATGGTGTCCGGCAAGAAGCAGGACTCTGATGTTGTGGCCAGTGTGCCTCTCTATGGCATGCCATATATCAAATGTAAAAGTCCACCAAGGATACTTGTGGTGTTGAATCCTCGTTCTGGGCATGGTCGTTCAAGTAAAGTATTCCACAGCAAAGTGGAACCAATATTTAAG CTTGCAGGTTTCAAAATGGAAGTGGTTAAAACAAAATATGCTGGTCATGCAAGAGAACTTGCTTCAACTGTTGATTTCAGTGCTTGCCCTGATG GAATTATATGCGTTGGTGGGGACGGAATTGTGAATGAG GTGCTCAATGGTATCTTGACTAGAGATGATCAGAAGGAAGCAATATCTATTCCAATTGGTATAATTCCAGCTGGTTCAGACAATTCACTGGTCTGGACAGTTTTGGGAGTAAGAGATCCTATTTCTGCTGCATTAGCTATTGTAAAG GGAGGACTTACCGCTACAGATGTTTTTGCTGTTGAATGGATTCAGACTGGAGTCATTCATTTCGGGTCAACTGTTTCATACTTTGGCTTTCTTAGTGATG TTCTGGAGCTATCTGAAAAGTATCAGAAGCATTTTGGTCCACTGCGTTATTTTGTGGCTGGTTTTCTCAAATTTATGTGCTTGCCAAAATACAGCTTTGAGGTAGAGTATCTACCCATGTCAAAGGAGATAGGAAACTCCGAGGGAAGGTTATTAGAAAATCAAGGGAAAAAAGATATTTCAGACATTTATACAGATATAATGCAGAGGTCAACAAAAGAGGGAATCCCAAGGGCTTCCAGTTTGTCGAGTATTGACTCAATCGTGTCTCCTAATAGAATGTCTGGTAAAGACATGGACACAACAGGTAGCACAATTGCCAGCATTGAGCCGTCTGATTATGTCCGAGGACTTGATCCCAAAGCAAAGCAGATGTCTTCAGGTAGAAGTAATTTAGTGGATGAACCAGATGAAGTTATCCACCCCCAACCTCATCTTTCTGCTAATTCTAACTGGCCAAGGACCAGATCAAAGTCACGGACAGACAAAACTTGGACTAGCGAGACCACTACAAATGATTCCAGGTATTCTTGGGCAGCCACCTCGTTGTATGATAAGGAAGACATTTCATCAACGGTGTCTGATCCTGGACCTGTATGGGACTCTGAACCAAAGTGGGATGCTGAGCCTAACTGGGAAGCTGAGAATCCTATCGAGTTGCCAGGGCCACCAGATGACATGGAACAGGTCATGGAGAAGGTTCCTGTTCCAAGTCTGGAGGACAAGTGGGTTGTGAAAAAGGGCCAATTTCTTGGTGTGCTGGTGTGCAACCATTCATGCAAAACTGTCCAGAGTTTAAGTTCTCAGGTTGTGGCGCCAAAAGCTGTACATGATGACAACAGTTTGGACTTGCTATTAGTCTGTGGAAGTGGGAGATTTAGATTGTTAAAATTCTTTATTTGCTTGCAGTTTGGTAGGCATCTGGCCTTgccttatgtggactatattaag GTAAAGTCTGTGAAAATTAAGCCTGGCACAAGCACTCACAACGGCTGTGGTATTGACGGGGAACTTCTTCATGTCAAAGGCCAAGTTATATGTTCCTTGCTTCCCGAACAATGCAGACTCATCGGCCGTCCTGCCTGTAAATAA
- the LOC103982603 gene encoding sphingoid long-chain bases kinase 1 isoform X2 — protein MLKSVQQHPNVTSPRGFLHQSVRRVSRKHSHAATMQHKSPIVFPEKRGKVKSLRQIDANGVNEGPVKMKTHEHRIDIGDEKSDLLGYEIFSGKLFLYKKMRSTRDEEQTGSGTVNSDSIDAKLTSKALIWGSHVLSLEDVISVSYKACFRHFTVHAYPVRKRSCGLFCLLKPQRSQKDFCFLASSSEEAIQWVQSFADQQCYINCSPHPMVSGKKQDSDVVASVPLYGMPYIKCKSPPRILVVLNPRSGHGRSSKVFHSKVEPIFKLAGFKMEVVKTKYAGHARELASTVDFSACPDGIICVGGDGIVNEVLNGILTRDDQKEAISIPIGIIPAGSDNSLVWTVLGVRDPISAALAIVKGGLTATDVFAVEWIQTGVIHFGSTVSYFGFLSDVLELSEKYQKHFGPLRYFVAGFLKFMCLPKYSFEVEYLPMSKEIGNSEGRLLENQGKKDISDIYTDIMQRSTKEGIPRASSLSSIDSIVSPNRMSGKDMDTTGSTIASIEPSDYVRGLDPKAKQMSSGRSNLVDEPDEVIHPQPHLSANSNWPRTRSKSRTDKTWTSETTTNDSRYSWAATSLYDKEDISSTVSDPGPVWDSEPKWDAEPNWEAENPIELPGPPDDMEQVMEKVPVPSLEDKWVVKKGQFLGVLVCNHSCKTVQSLSSQVVAPKAVHDDNSLDLLLVCGSGRFRLLKFFICLQFGRHLALPYVDYIKVKSVKIKPGTSTHNGCGIDGELLHVKGQVICSLLPEQCRLIGRPACK, from the exons ATGCTGAAGTCTGTCCAACAACACCCAAATGTTACTTCACCAAGAGGATTTCTGCATCAGTCTGTTCGTCGAGTGAGTCGCAAACATTCTCATGCTGCAACCATGCAGCATAAATCTCCAATAGTGTTTCCTGAAAAAAGAGGCAAGGTAAAATCTTTAAGGCAAATTGATGCAAATGGTGTTAATGAAGGTCCTGTAAAGATGAAGACACATGAACACAGGATAGATATTGGCGATGAGAAGTCTGATTTGCTAGGATATGAGATTTTCTCTGGGAAGCTTTTTCTATATAAGAAAATGAGAAGTACAAGGGATGAAGAGCAAACAGGGTCAGGAACCGTAAACTCTGATAGCATTGATGCAAAGCTTACAAGCAAAGCCCTGATTTGGGGTTCTCATGTGTTATCTCTTGAAGATGTCATATCT GTTTCTTACAAGGCTTGTTTTCGGCATTTTACCGTCCATGCTTACCCTGTCAGAAAAAGGTCATGTGGGCTTTTTTGTTTATTGAAGCCACAAAGGTCTCAAAAGGACTTTTGCTTCTTAGCATCTAGCTCAGAGGAAGCAATTCAGTGGGTCCAGAGCTTTGCGGATCAGCAATGTTACATAAATTGCTCACCTCATCCAATGGTGTCCGGCAAGAAGCAGGACTCTGATGTTGTGGCCAGTGTGCCTCTCTATGGCATGCCATATATCAAATGTAAAAGTCCACCAAGGATACTTGTGGTGTTGAATCCTCGTTCTGGGCATGGTCGTTCAAGTAAAGTATTCCACAGCAAAGTGGAACCAATATTTAAG CTTGCAGGTTTCAAAATGGAAGTGGTTAAAACAAAATATGCTGGTCATGCAAGAGAACTTGCTTCAACTGTTGATTTCAGTGCTTGCCCTGATG GAATTATATGCGTTGGTGGGGACGGAATTGTGAATGAG GTGCTCAATGGTATCTTGACTAGAGATGATCAGAAGGAAGCAATATCTATTCCAATTGGTATAATTCCAGCTGGTTCAGACAATTCACTGGTCTGGACAGTTTTGGGAGTAAGAGATCCTATTTCTGCTGCATTAGCTATTGTAAAG GGAGGACTTACCGCTACAGATGTTTTTGCTGTTGAATGGATTCAGACTGGAGTCATTCATTTCGGGTCAACTGTTTCATACTTTGGCTTTCTTAGTGATG TTCTGGAGCTATCTGAAAAGTATCAGAAGCATTTTGGTCCACTGCGTTATTTTGTGGCTGGTTTTCTCAAATTTATGTGCTTGCCAAAATACAGCTTTGAGGTAGAGTATCTACCCATGTCAAAGGAGATAGGAAACTCCGAGGGAAGGTTATTAGAAAATCAAGGGAAAAAAGATATTTCAGACATTTATACAGATATAATGCAGAGGTCAACAAAAGAGGGAATCCCAAGGGCTTCCAGTTTGTCGAGTATTGACTCAATCGTGTCTCCTAATAGAATGTCTGGTAAAGACATGGACACAACAGGTAGCACAATTGCCAGCATTGAGCCGTCTGATTATGTCCGAGGACTTGATCCCAAAGCAAAGCAGATGTCTTCAGGTAGAAGTAATTTAGTGGATGAACCAGATGAAGTTATCCACCCCCAACCTCATCTTTCTGCTAATTCTAACTGGCCAAGGACCAGATCAAAGTCACGGACAGACAAAACTTGGACTAGCGAGACCACTACAAATGATTCCAGGTATTCTTGGGCAGCCACCTCGTTGTATGATAAGGAAGACATTTCATCAACGGTGTCTGATCCTGGACCTGTATGGGACTCTGAACCAAAGTGGGATGCTGAGCCTAACTGGGAAGCTGAGAATCCTATCGAGTTGCCAGGGCCACCAGATGACATGGAACAGGTCATGGAGAAGGTTCCTGTTCCAAGTCTGGAGGACAAGTGGGTTGTGAAAAAGGGCCAATTTCTTGGTGTGCTGGTGTGCAACCATTCATGCAAAACTGTCCAGAGTTTAAGTTCTCAGGTTGTGGCGCCAAAAGCTGTACATGATGACAACAGTTTGGACTTGCTATTAGTCTGTGGAAGTGGGAGATTTAGATTGTTAAAATTCTTTATTTGCTTGCAGTTTGGTAGGCATCTGGCCTTgccttatgtggactatattaag GTAAAGTCTGTGAAAATTAAGCCTGGCACAAGCACTCACAACGGCTGTGGTATTGACGGGGAACTTCTTCATGTCAAAGGCCAAGTTATATGTTCCTTGCTTCCCGAACAATGCAGACTCATCGGCCGTCCTGCCTGTAAATAA